A single region of the Candidatus Paceibacterota bacterium genome encodes:
- a CDS encoding FeoA family protein, with translation MPRSNVFEFACRDEPRCEICPLSCVQSGVAVRIKKLCATPEIQNRLRELGLGEDQIIKLLTSQTNFICQVCNARLAISQQLAQLILVEPLRPAVV, from the coding sequence ATGCCTAGGTCGAATGTATTCGAGTTTGCGTGCCGGGATGAGCCCCGCTGCGAGATTTGCCCGTTGAGCTGCGTCCAAAGCGGTGTCGCCGTGCGCATCAAGAAGTTGTGCGCCACGCCGGAGATCCAGAACCGCCTCCGCGAGCTGGGCTTGGGGGAGGACCAGATCATCAAGCTGCTCACCAGCCAGACGAATTTCATCTGCCAGGTATGCAACGCGCGCCTGGCCATCAGCCAGCAATTGGCGCAACTCATTTTGGTCGAACCGCTCCGCCCCGCAGTCGTTTAA
- the hemH gene encoding ferrochelatase: MMNQGVLLVNLGSPDSPSVADVRRYLREFLMDGRVLDVNWLLRFCIVHFAILPSRPKQSAEAYQKIWTPAGSPLVVISRNVRAKLQQRLSVPVELAMRYQNPSIPDAVRNLARKGVEEVQLIPLFPHYAMSSFETAVERVKEVVAALAPQMRVRVQPPYFEEPDYIAALAGSAQEYLQRPYDHLLFSYHGLPERHIRKSDPTGRHCLTLENCCATASPAHATCYRAQCFKTVAAFVKRAGVPEGRYSVAFQSRLGRDPWLKPYTDHELPRLAERGVKKLLVICPAFVSDCLETIEEIGMRGRETFLSAGGTDFALIPCLNEHPLWLDALEKMARLGVKGVESR; the protein is encoded by the coding sequence ATCATGAACCAAGGCGTCCTATTGGTCAATTTGGGTTCACCGGATTCACCTTCGGTGGCCGACGTGCGGCGCTATCTGCGCGAGTTTCTGATGGACGGGCGCGTGCTGGACGTCAACTGGTTGTTGCGGTTCTGCATTGTTCACTTCGCCATCCTGCCCTCGCGCCCCAAGCAATCTGCCGAGGCCTACCAGAAAATCTGGACACCGGCGGGCTCGCCGCTGGTCGTCATCAGCCGCAACGTCCGGGCGAAGCTACAGCAGCGGCTTAGTGTGCCAGTTGAGCTGGCGATGCGGTATCAAAATCCGTCCATCCCGGACGCGGTCCGCAATCTGGCCCGCAAAGGGGTGGAGGAAGTCCAGTTGATCCCCCTGTTCCCCCACTACGCGATGTCGAGCTTCGAGACCGCTGTGGAGCGGGTCAAGGAGGTGGTGGCGGCGCTCGCGCCACAAATGCGGGTGCGGGTGCAGCCGCCGTACTTCGAGGAGCCCGACTACATCGCGGCGCTGGCGGGCAGCGCGCAGGAGTATCTGCAGCGCCCCTACGACCACCTGCTCTTCAGCTATCACGGCTTGCCGGAGAGGCATATCCGCAAGTCCGATCCTACCGGGCGACACTGCCTGACGCTGGAAAACTGCTGCGCCACAGCCAGCCCGGCCCACGCTACTTGCTATCGAGCGCAGTGCTTCAAGACTGTGGCCGCCTTTGTCAAGCGAGCCGGCGTGCCGGAAGGCAGATACTCCGTCGCCTTCCAGTCCCGGCTGGGGCGTGATCCCTGGCTCAAACCCTACACGGACCACGAGCTTCCCCGGCTGGCGGAGCGCGGCGTCAAGAAGCTCCTCGTCATTTGTCCCGCCTTTGTATCCGATTGCCTGGAGACGATCGAAGAAATCGGCATGCGCGGCCGGGAGACCTTTCTCAGCGCGGGCGGGACCGATTTTGCGCTGATTCCATGCCTGAATGAGCACCCGCTTTGGCTGGACGCGCTGGAGAAGATGGCTCGCCTCGGGGTGAAAGGAGTCGAAAGCCGTTAG